One part of the Gossypium raimondii isolate GPD5lz chromosome 1, ASM2569854v1, whole genome shotgun sequence genome encodes these proteins:
- the LOC105773790 gene encoding katanin p80 WD40 repeat-containing subunit B1 homolog KTN80.4 isoform X1 has protein sequence MSTKRAYKLQEFVAHSSSVNCLKIGRKSSRVLVTGGEDHKVNLWAIGKPNAILNLSGHTSGIDSVTFDSSEVLVAAGAASGTIKLWDLEEAKIVRTLTGHRSNCISVDFHPFGEFFASGSLDTNLKIWDIRKKGCIHTYKGHTRGVNAIRFTPDGRWVVSGGEDNIVKVWDLTAGKLLHQFKDHEGQIQCLDFHPHEFLLATGSADRTVKFWDLETFELIGSAGPETAGVRCLTFNPDGRTVLCGLHENLKVFSWEPIRCYDGVDVGWSRLSDLNVHEGKLLGCSYNQSCVGVWVVDISRIEPYAVGNAKRVNGHSEPKSHSGGNLSVLNENTTKASMGRLPVSQNPDPLVKETKSLGRLSISQNSDPAKESKTTGNAPGTPHRVNLNAARKTAQQRSVTVPRRSSTRANSAVTVPTFSKSDVVPVLVPRNDMRSEQAAELRKEVGISERSLEQVTESRREVGITGRSLESSQSAAESRKEAGIVGRTLEQGADSRKELGIVGRTMPFSLQSKTSSFRKFQNSREDLDWPAISAPLENAGSRVEFSSGSDRSTLPSVKGPINGMSAAEMNVREDRCIGSVRTELNSVVELPSSYRDENYDAQVQKSHRDAYPLESQKGGRTRSVILNLEKRRRSNFDGPTLCASPRNASVANMPSFDVYKQGRRYSSSVEKEMPSATDEDAVADVMEQHDQFIGSMQSRLAKLQVVHRLWERNDIKGAISAMEKMSDHGVLADVMSIVTEKIDIVTLEICTSLLPLLSGLLGSDMDRHLSICLDMLLKLVRIFGSMIYSTLSALAPAGVDIEAEQRFERCNLCFIELEKVKQCLPTLTRRGGSVAKSAQELNLALQEVS, from the exons ATGAGTACCAAACGCGCTTACAAGCTAC AAGAATTTGTGGCACATTCTTCAAGTGTGAATTGCCTAAAGATTGGAAGAAAATCGTCGAGGGTTCTTGTGACTGGAGGGGAAGATCACAAGGTTAATCTTTGGGCTATCGGTAAACCGAATGCCATACTG AATTTATCAGGACACACAAGTGGGATAGATTCAGTGACCTTTGATTCCTCGGAAGTTTTGGTAGCTGCAGGTGCTGCAAGTGGTACCATTAAGCTATGGGATTTGGAGGAGGCAAAAA TTGTTCGGACTCTGACTGGTCATAGATCCAATTGCATTTCTGTGGACTTCCACCCCTTTGGCGAGTTTTTTGCATCTGGCTCTCTTGATACAAATCTAAAGATATGGGATATCAGAAAGAAAGGGTGCATCCACACTTACAAGGGTCATACTCGAGGAGTCAATGCAATCAGGTTCACACCAGATGGTCGATGGGTTGTATCCGGTGGTGAGGACAACATTGTGAAG GTGTGGGATTTGACTGCTGGAAAATTGTTGCATCAATTCAAGGATCATGAAGGTCAAATTCAGTGCTTAGATTTCCATCCACATGAGTTTTTGCTGGCTACAG GTTCAGCTGATCGGACTGTTAAGTTTTGGGATCTTGAAACCTTTGAGCTTATTGGTTCAGCTGGGCCTGAG ACTGCAGGTGTCCGTTGCTTGACCTTCAATCCTGATGGAAGAACCGTACTCTGTGGATTGCATGAAAATCTGAAG GTTTTCTCTTGGGAACCGATAAGATGTTATGATGGTGTGGATGTGGGATGGTCTAGATTGTCAGATCTTAATGTTCATGAAGGAAAGCTTCTTGGCTGCTCATATAATCAAAGCTGTGTAGGAGTATGGGTTGTAGACATCTCG CGCATAGAACCATATGCAGTTGGTAATGCTAAACGTGTAAATGGTCATTCTGAACCTAAATCTCATTCAGGTGGAAACCTCTCTGTATTGAATGAGAATACCACAAAAGCTAGTATGGGAAGATTACCTGTTTCACAAAATCCTGATCCTTTGGTGAAGGAAACAAAATCCCTTGGAAGGTTGTCCATTTCACAAAACTCAGATCCTGCGAAGGAGTCAAAAA CCACAGGAAATGCACCTGGTACCCCTCACCGGGTCAATTTAAACGCTGCTCGAAAGACAGCTCAACAGAGGTCGGTAACAGTTCCAAGGAGGAGTTCTACAAGGGCTAATTCAGCTGTCACTGTTCCCACTTTTAGCAAGTCTGATGTTGTACCTGTGCTTGTTCCTAGAAATGATATGAGGTCGGAGCAGGCTGCTGAATTAAGAAAAGAAGTTGGAATATCTGAGAGAAGTTTGGAGCAAGTCACTGAATCTAGAAGAGAAGTTGGAATTACTGGAAGAAGTTTGGAATCAAGTCAGTCGGCTGCTGAATCAAGAAAAGAAGCTGGAATAGTTGGGAGAACTTTGGAGCAGGGAGCTGATTCGAGAAAAGAACTTGGTATTGTTGGAAGAACAATGCCATTTTCTTTGCAGTCAAAGACGTCTAGTTTTCGGAAGTTTCAAAATAGCAGGGAAGACTTGGACTGGCCAGCTATCTCTGCTCCGCTTGAGAATGCAGGTTCTAGGGTTGAATTCAGCAGTGGTTCAGACAGGAGTACTCTTCCTTCTGTTAAAGGTCCAATTAATGGAATGTCTGCTGCAGAAATGAATGTGAGGGAAGATAGGTGCATTGGCTCTGTCAGGACTGAACTAAACTCGGTGGTCGAATTGCCTTCAAGCTACCGGGatgaaaatt ATGATGCTCAAGTGCAAAAATCACATAGAGATGCGTATCCTTTAGAAAGCCAAAAAGGAG GAAGAACACGTTCAGTAATCCTAAATTTGGAGAAAAGGAGGAGATCTAATTTTGATGGACCTACTTTGTGTGCCTCTCCACGGAATGCATCTGTGGCAAACATGCCTTCTTTCGACGTG TATAAACAAGGAAGAAGATACTCTTCTTCTGTGGAAAAAGAAATGCCTTCGGCCACTGATGAGGATGCTGTTGCAGATGTAATGGAGCAGCATGATCAATTCATTGGTTCCATGCAGTCTCGTTTAGCTAAGTTACAG GTTGTTCATCGACTATGGGAAAGGAATGACATAAAGGGGGCAATCAGTGCAATGGAAAAGATGTCTGATCATGGT GTGCTTGCTGATGTGATGAGCATTGTTACTGAAAAAATAGACATTGTAACATTGGAAATTTGCACTTCTCTTCTGCCACTTCTATCCGGTCTCCTTGGAAGTGACATGGACAG GCATTTGAGCATCTGTCTTGACATGCTGCTTAAGCTGGTCCGGATATTTGGTTCAATGATATATTCAACATTATCAGCTTTGGCACCTGCCGGTGTAGACATTGAGGCAGAGCAAAG GTTTGAGCGTTGCAACCTCTGCTTtatagaactagaaaaagtaAAGCAATGTCTTCCCACTCTTACTAG AAGAGGGGGATCAGTTGCAAAATCTGCCCAGGAATTGAATCTAGCACTTCAAGAAGTATCATGA
- the LOC105773790 gene encoding katanin p80 WD40 repeat-containing subunit B1 homolog KTN80.4 isoform X2, with the protein MSTKRAYKLQEFVAHSSSVNCLKIGRKSSRVLVTGGEDHKVNLWAIGKPNAILNLSGHTSGIDSVTFDSSEVLVAAGAASGTIKLWDLEEAKIVRTLTGHRSNCISVDFHPFGEFFASGSLDTNLKIWDIRKKGCIHTYKGHTRGVNAIRFTPDGRWVVSGGEDNIVKVWDLTAGKLLHQFKDHEGQIQCLDFHPHEFLLATGSADRTVKFWDLETFELIGSAGPETAGVRCLTFNPDGRTVLCGLHENLKVFSWEPIRCYDGVDVGWSRLSDLNVHEGKLLGCSYNQSCVGVWVVDISRIEPYAVGNAKRVNGHSEPKSHSGGNLSVLNENTTKASMGRLPVSQNPDPLVKETKSLGRLSISQNSDPAKESKTTGNAPGTPHRVNLNAARKTAQQRSVTVPRRSSTRANSAVTVPTFSKSDVVPVLVPRNDMRSEQAAELRKEVGISERSLEQVTESRREVGITGRSLESSQSAAESRKEAGIVGRTLEQGADSRKELGIVGRTMPFSLQSKTSSFRKFQNSREDLDWPAISAPLENAGSRVEFSSGSDRSTLPSVKGPINGMSAAEMNVREDRCIGSVRTELNSVVELPSSYRDENYDAQVQKSHRDAYPLESQKGGRTRSVILNLEKRRRSNFDGPTLCASPRNASVANMPSFDVYKQGRRYSSSVEKEMPSATDEDAVADVMEQHDQFIGSMQSRLAKLQVVHRLWERNDIKGAISAMEKMSDHGVLADVMSIVTEKIDIVTLEICTSLLPLLSGLLGSDMDRHLSICLDMLLKLVRIFGSMIYSTLSALAPAGVDIEAEQRFERCNLCFIELEKVKQCLPTLTRGGSVAKSAQELNLALQEVS; encoded by the exons ATGAGTACCAAACGCGCTTACAAGCTAC AAGAATTTGTGGCACATTCTTCAAGTGTGAATTGCCTAAAGATTGGAAGAAAATCGTCGAGGGTTCTTGTGACTGGAGGGGAAGATCACAAGGTTAATCTTTGGGCTATCGGTAAACCGAATGCCATACTG AATTTATCAGGACACACAAGTGGGATAGATTCAGTGACCTTTGATTCCTCGGAAGTTTTGGTAGCTGCAGGTGCTGCAAGTGGTACCATTAAGCTATGGGATTTGGAGGAGGCAAAAA TTGTTCGGACTCTGACTGGTCATAGATCCAATTGCATTTCTGTGGACTTCCACCCCTTTGGCGAGTTTTTTGCATCTGGCTCTCTTGATACAAATCTAAAGATATGGGATATCAGAAAGAAAGGGTGCATCCACACTTACAAGGGTCATACTCGAGGAGTCAATGCAATCAGGTTCACACCAGATGGTCGATGGGTTGTATCCGGTGGTGAGGACAACATTGTGAAG GTGTGGGATTTGACTGCTGGAAAATTGTTGCATCAATTCAAGGATCATGAAGGTCAAATTCAGTGCTTAGATTTCCATCCACATGAGTTTTTGCTGGCTACAG GTTCAGCTGATCGGACTGTTAAGTTTTGGGATCTTGAAACCTTTGAGCTTATTGGTTCAGCTGGGCCTGAG ACTGCAGGTGTCCGTTGCTTGACCTTCAATCCTGATGGAAGAACCGTACTCTGTGGATTGCATGAAAATCTGAAG GTTTTCTCTTGGGAACCGATAAGATGTTATGATGGTGTGGATGTGGGATGGTCTAGATTGTCAGATCTTAATGTTCATGAAGGAAAGCTTCTTGGCTGCTCATATAATCAAAGCTGTGTAGGAGTATGGGTTGTAGACATCTCG CGCATAGAACCATATGCAGTTGGTAATGCTAAACGTGTAAATGGTCATTCTGAACCTAAATCTCATTCAGGTGGAAACCTCTCTGTATTGAATGAGAATACCACAAAAGCTAGTATGGGAAGATTACCTGTTTCACAAAATCCTGATCCTTTGGTGAAGGAAACAAAATCCCTTGGAAGGTTGTCCATTTCACAAAACTCAGATCCTGCGAAGGAGTCAAAAA CCACAGGAAATGCACCTGGTACCCCTCACCGGGTCAATTTAAACGCTGCTCGAAAGACAGCTCAACAGAGGTCGGTAACAGTTCCAAGGAGGAGTTCTACAAGGGCTAATTCAGCTGTCACTGTTCCCACTTTTAGCAAGTCTGATGTTGTACCTGTGCTTGTTCCTAGAAATGATATGAGGTCGGAGCAGGCTGCTGAATTAAGAAAAGAAGTTGGAATATCTGAGAGAAGTTTGGAGCAAGTCACTGAATCTAGAAGAGAAGTTGGAATTACTGGAAGAAGTTTGGAATCAAGTCAGTCGGCTGCTGAATCAAGAAAAGAAGCTGGAATAGTTGGGAGAACTTTGGAGCAGGGAGCTGATTCGAGAAAAGAACTTGGTATTGTTGGAAGAACAATGCCATTTTCTTTGCAGTCAAAGACGTCTAGTTTTCGGAAGTTTCAAAATAGCAGGGAAGACTTGGACTGGCCAGCTATCTCTGCTCCGCTTGAGAATGCAGGTTCTAGGGTTGAATTCAGCAGTGGTTCAGACAGGAGTACTCTTCCTTCTGTTAAAGGTCCAATTAATGGAATGTCTGCTGCAGAAATGAATGTGAGGGAAGATAGGTGCATTGGCTCTGTCAGGACTGAACTAAACTCGGTGGTCGAATTGCCTTCAAGCTACCGGGatgaaaatt ATGATGCTCAAGTGCAAAAATCACATAGAGATGCGTATCCTTTAGAAAGCCAAAAAGGAG GAAGAACACGTTCAGTAATCCTAAATTTGGAGAAAAGGAGGAGATCTAATTTTGATGGACCTACTTTGTGTGCCTCTCCACGGAATGCATCTGTGGCAAACATGCCTTCTTTCGACGTG TATAAACAAGGAAGAAGATACTCTTCTTCTGTGGAAAAAGAAATGCCTTCGGCCACTGATGAGGATGCTGTTGCAGATGTAATGGAGCAGCATGATCAATTCATTGGTTCCATGCAGTCTCGTTTAGCTAAGTTACAG GTTGTTCATCGACTATGGGAAAGGAATGACATAAAGGGGGCAATCAGTGCAATGGAAAAGATGTCTGATCATGGT GTGCTTGCTGATGTGATGAGCATTGTTACTGAAAAAATAGACATTGTAACATTGGAAATTTGCACTTCTCTTCTGCCACTTCTATCCGGTCTCCTTGGAAGTGACATGGACAG GCATTTGAGCATCTGTCTTGACATGCTGCTTAAGCTGGTCCGGATATTTGGTTCAATGATATATTCAACATTATCAGCTTTGGCACCTGCCGGTGTAGACATTGAGGCAGAGCAAAG GTTTGAGCGTTGCAACCTCTGCTTtatagaactagaaaaagtaAAGCAATGTCTTCCCACTCTTACTAG AGGGGGATCAGTTGCAAAATCTGCCCAGGAATTGAATCTAGCACTTCAAGAAGTATCATGA
- the LOC105773832 gene encoding phytochrome-associated serine/threonine-protein phosphatase, whose protein sequence is MDLDQWISKVKEGQHLLEDELQLLCEYVKEILIEESNVQPINSPVTVCGDIHGQFHDLMKLFRTGGHVPETNYIFMGDFVDRGYNSLEVFTILLLLKARYPANITLLRGNHESRQLTQVYGFYDECQRKYGNANAWRYCTDVFDYLTLSAIIDGTVLCVHGGLSPDVRTIDQIRVIDRNCEIPHEGPFCDLMWSDPEDIETWAVSPRGAGWLFGSRVTSEFNHINNLDLVCRAHQLVQEGLKYMFQDKGLVTVWSAPNYCYRCGNVASILSFNENMEREVKFFTETEENNQMRGPRSGVPYFL, encoded by the exons ATGGATTTAGATCAATGGATATCAAAGGTTAAAGAAGGGCAGCATCTCTTGGAAGACGAGCTCCAGCTTCTTTGTGAATAC GTAAAAGAAATCCTCATAGAGGAGTCGAATGTGCAACCTATCAACAGTCCAGTTACTGTTTGCGGTGATATCCATGGCCAGTTTCATGATCTAATGAAACTTTTTCGGACTGGAGGTCATGTACCAGAgacaaattacatttttatg GGAGATTTTGTTGATCGAGGTTATAATAGTCTTGAAGTTTTCACTATTCTTTTGCTTCTTAAGGCAAG ATACCCAGCGAATATCACTCTCTTGCGTGGGAATCATGAAAGCAGACAGCTTACTCAG GTTTATGGTTTCTATGATGAATGCCAAAGGAAGTATGGAAATGCTAATGCATGGCGGTATTGTACAGATGTTTTTGACTATCTTACACTTTCAGCAATTATAGATGGGACT gtACTTTGTGTACATGGTGGCCTTTCTCCTGATGTTAGAACTATTGATCAG ATTAGGGTAATTGACCGGAACTGTGAAATCCCTCATGAAGGTCCATTCTGTGATCTCATGTGGAGTGATCCAGAAGATATTGAAACATGGGCGGTCAGTCCACGTGGAGCCGGTTGGCTATTTGGGTCCAGGGTCACATCCGAG TTCAACCACATAAACAATCTTGATCTTGTCTGTCGAGCTCACCAACTCGTGCAAGAAGGTCTTAAGTATATGTTTCAAGATAAAGGCCTAGTAACT GTGTGGTCCGCACCGAATTATTGCTACCGTTGTGGGAACGTAGCTTCTATATTGAGCTTCAACGAGAATATG GAGAGAGAAGTGAAGTTCTTCACTGAAACAGAAGAAAATAACCAGATGAGAGGGCCGAGGTCTGGAGTCCCATATTTCTTGTAG
- the LOC105773783 gene encoding 3-hydroxy-3-methylglutaryl-coenzyme A reductase 1, whose amino-acid sequence METHRRSSINSVRSHKPARPIALEDDSTKASDALPLPLYLTNAVFFTLFFSAVYFLLCRWREKIRSSTPLHVVTFSEIVAILASVASFIYLLGFFGIDFVQSLVLRPSADVWATEDDEVESEVLLRNEDARHVPCGQALDRSIRSLQPPAPIVTAEKVFDEMPVTVMTEEDEEIIRSVVCGMTPSYSLESKLGDCKRAAAIRREALQRITGKSLSGLPLDGFDYESILGQCCEMPVGYVQIPVGIAGPLLLNGREYSVPMATTEGCLVASTNRGCKAIHLSGGATSVLLRDGMTRAPVVRFGTAKRAADLKLYLEDPENFETLACVFNRSSRFARLQSIKCAIAGKNLYLRFSCFTGDAMGMNMVSKGVQNVLDFLQTDFPDMDVIGISGNFCSDKKPAAVNWIEGRGKSVVCEAIINGDVVTKVLKTSVESLVELNMLKNLTGSAMAGALGGFNAHASNIVTAVYIATGQDPAQNVESSHCITMMEAVNGGKDLHVSVTMPSIEVGTVGGGTQLASQSACLNLLGVKGASKESPGANSILLATIVAGAVLAGELSLMSALAAGQLVKSHMKYNRSSKDVSKVSS is encoded by the exons ATGGAGACCCACCGGCGATCTTCGATTAATTCCGTTCGGTCTCACAAGCCGGCAAGGCCAATTGCTTTGGAAGATGATTCCACCAAAGCTTCTGACGCATTGCCACTTCCTTTGTATTTAACGAATGCTGTGTTCTTCACTCTCTTTTTCTCGGctgtttatttccttctttgCCGTTGGCGGGAAAAGATCCGATCCTCTACGCCTCTCCATGTCGTCACCTTTTCCGAGATCGTTGCGATTCTTGCTTCCGTTGCGTCGTTTATTTACCTTTTGGGGTTCTTTGGTATCGATTTCGTTCAATCTTTGGTTCTCCGGCCATCGGCTGACGTTTGGGCTACTGAAGATGATGAAGTGGAAAGTGAAGTTTTGCTTCGTAATGAAGATGCTCGTCACGTTCCTTGTGGACAAGCACTTGATCGGTCGATTCGATCTTTGCAACCTCCGGCACCTATTGTAACTGCTGAGAAAGTGTTCGATGAAATGCCCGTGACAGTTATGACTGAGGAAGACGAAGAAATAATTAGATCCGTTGTTTGTGGAATGACTCCTTCATATTCTTTGGAATCTAAATTAGGTGATTGCAAGAGAGCAGCTGCGATCAGGCGTGAGGCTTTGCAGAGAATAACAGGGAAGTCATTATCAGGATTGCCCTTGGATGGTTTTGATTACGAGTCGATATTGGGACAGTGTTGTGAGATGCCGGTTGGTTACGTGCAGATTCCCGTGGGCATTGCTGGGCCTTTGTTGCTTAATGGAAGAGAATACTCGGTTCCCATGGCAACCACCGAAGGATGCTTGGTAGCTAGCACTAATAGAGGCTGTAAGGCTATTCATTTGTCTGGTGGAGCTACAAGTGTTCTATTGAGAGATGGGATGACTAGAGCTCCTGTTGTGAGGTTCGGTACCGCAAAAAGGGCGGCTGATCTGAAGTTGTATTTGGAAGATCCTGAAAATTTCGAGACCTTGGCTTGTGTTTTTAACAG ATCAAGCAGGTTTGCTAGGCTTCAAAGCATCAAATGTGCAATTGCAGGGAAGAATCTGTATTTAAGATTCTCATGCTTTACTGGTGATGCTATGGGGATGAACATGGTTTCCAAGGGAGTTCAAAACGTTTTAGATTTCCTTCAAACCGATTTCCCTGACATGGATGTCATTGGCATCTCCG GAAACTTCTGTTCCGACAAAAAGCCAGCTGCAGTAAATTGGATTGAAGGCCGAGGCAAATCTGTCGTCTGTGAGGCCATCATTAATGGTGATGTAGTGACGAAGGTCTTGAAGACAAGTGTAGAATCTCTCGTGGAGCTTAACATGCTTAAGAACCTTACTGGTTCTGCCATGGCTGGAGCTCTGGGTGGATTTAATGCTCATGCCAGTAACATTGTCACTGCTGTCTATATAGCCACTGGCCAAGATCCTGCCCAAAATGTCGAGAGCTCTCATTGCATCACCATGATGGAAGCTGTTAATGGCGGCAAGGACCTTCATGTCTCTGTCACAATGCCTTCCATTGAG GTTGGCACTGTTGGTGGTGGAACTCAGCTTGCATCACAATCAGCTTGTTTGAACCTTCTTGGTGTCAAGGGTGCAAGCAAAGAATCCCCTGGAGCAAACTCAATACTCCTTGCGACTATCGTAGCCGGTGCTGTCCTTGCCGGCGAGCTGTCACTGATGTCAGCACTTGCTGCCGGGCAACTAGTGAAAAGCCATATGAAGTACAATAGGTCTAGCAAGGATGTTTCCAAGGTTTCTTcctaa
- the LOC105773827 gene encoding mitochondrial import receptor subunit TOM40-1, translating to MAGLVPPVTTTIPADASKTKKADEKTDYMNLPCPIPFEEIHREALMSLKPETFEGLRFDFTKGLNQKFSLSHSVSMGPTEIPSQSAETIKIPTSHYEFGANYIDPNLMLIGRVLTDGRLNARVKWDLTDNLTVKANAQLTNEPHMSHGMFNFDYKGKDYRSQFQIGNGALFGASYFQSVTPHLSMGGEVFWAGQHRKSGIGYAGRYETDKMVATGQVASTGMVALSYVQKVSEKVSLASDFMYNYMSKDVTASVGYDYILRQCRLRGKIDSNGCTTAFLEERLNMGLNFILSAEIDHKKKDYKFGFGLTVG from the exons ATGGCGGGGCTTGTACCTCCAGTTACCACCACGATTCCAGCCGATGCATCCAAGACGAAGAAAGCCGACGAGAAAACCGATTACATGAATCTTCCTTGCCCCATTCCTTTCGAAGAGATTCACCGCGAAGCTCTCA TGTCTCTGAAGCCAGAAACTTTTGAAGGATTGCGATTTGATTTTACcaaaggactaaatcagaaattCTCACTCAGTCACAG TGTATCTATGGGCCCAACTGAAATTCCTTCTCAATCTGCTGAAACCATTAAAATCCCTACCTCTCACTATGAATTTGGTGCCAATTATATTGATCCAAAT TTGATGCTTATTGGGAGGGTCTTGACTGATGGTAGACTCAATGCAAGAGTGAAATGGGATTTGACTGACAATCTTACTGTGAAGGCTAATGCTCAG CTCACAAATGAGCCTCATATGTCACATGGCATGTTCAACTTTGATTACAAG GGTAAAGACTACAGGTCTCAGTTTCAGATTGGAAATGGCGCATTATTTGGAGCTAGTTATTTCCAG AGTGTCACACCACATTTATCCATGGGTGGTGAAGTATTTTGGGCTGGTCAGCACCGAAAGTCAGGCATAGGTTATGCTGGCCGTTATGAAACAGATAAAATG GTTGCCACAGGCCAAGTTGCAAGCACTGGAATGGTTGCTTTGAGTTATGTTCAGAAGGTATCTGAGAAG GTTTCTCTGGCATCAGATTTCATGTATAACTACATGTCAAAAGATGTAACAGCAAGTGTCGGCTACGATTACATCCTTAGACAG tGTCGCTTGAGGGGAAAGATTGATTCAAATGGGTGCACGACTGCTTTTCTGGAAGAGCGGTTAAATATGGGTCTAAATTTTATTCTCTCTGCTGAG ATAGATCATAAAAAGAAAGACTAcaaatttggatttggattgACCGTAGGATGA
- the LOC105773807 gene encoding histone deacetylase 19: MDTGGNSLPSGPDGVKRKVSYFYDPEVGNYYYGQGHPMKPHRIRMTHALLAHYGLLQNMQVYKPLPARERDLCRFHADDYVNFLRSITPETQQDQLRQLKRFNVGEDCPVFDGLFSFCQTYAGGSVGGAVKLNHNICDIAINWAGGLHHAKKCEASGFCYVNDIVLAILELLKQHQRVLYVDIDIHHGDGVEEAFYTSDRVMTVSFHKFGDYFPGTGDIRDIGYSKGKYYSLNVPLDDGIDDESYHFLFKPIIGKVMEVFKPGAVVLQCGADSLSGDRLGCFNLSIKGHAECVKFMRSFNVPLLLLGGGGYTIRNVARCWCYETGVALGTEVDDQLPQHEYYEYFGPDYTLHVAPSNMENKNTRQLLEEIRNNLLDNLSKLQHAPSVQFQERPPDTELPEADEDQDDADERWDPDSDMEVDEKRPIPSRVKREAIEPERKDSEAPKGTAEQARGFDNMATNETLSTKSVDVRPMAIDEPTVKVEQETSNKASDPIYPKS; the protein is encoded by the exons ATGGACACGGGAGGGAATTCATTACCGTCGGGACCCGACGGCGTGAAGAGGAAAGTGTCGTATTTTTACGATCCGGAGGTCGGCAATTACTATTACGGCCAAGGTCATCCTATGAAACCTCATAGAATCCGAATGACGCATGCCCTTTTAGCACACTATGGATTGCTTCAAAATATGCAAGTTTACAAGCCATTACCTGCTCGAGAAAGAGACCTTTGCCGTTTCCATGCCGATGATTATGTGAATTTTCTTCGCAGTATAACGCCGGAAACACAGCAAGATCAGCTCCGGCAGCTTAAGCGGTTTAATGTCGGTGAGGATTGTCCGGTTTTTGATGGCCTTTTCTCGTTTTGTCAAACGTATGCAGGTGGATCTGTTGGTGGTGCTGTTAAATTAAACCataatatttgtgatattgCGATTAATTGGGCTGGTGGCTTGCATCATGCGAAGAAATGTGAAGCTTCTGGGTTTTGTTATGTTAATGATATTGTTCTTGCTATATTGGAACTTCTTAAGCAGCATCAG CGTGTTCTATATGTTGATATCGATATCCACCATGGAGACGGTGTGGAGGAGGCATTTTATACAAGTGACAGGGTCATGACTgtttcttttcataaatttggCGATTATTTCCCTGGCACGGGGGATATACGTGATATTGGATATTCAAAAGGGAAATACTATTCCCTTAATGTTCCTTTGGATGATGGGATCGATGACGAGAGTTACCATTTCTTGTTTAAGCCAATTATTGGTAAAGTTATGGAAGTTTTTAAGCCTGGTGCAGTTGTCCTTCAATGTGGTGCTGACTCCTTATCTGGAGATCGGTTGGGGTGTTTCAATCTTTCGATCAAGGGTCATGCTGAATGTGTTAAATTTATGAGATCTTTCAATGTTCCATTGTTACTATTAGGTGGTGGTGGTTATACCATTCGGAATGTTGCTCGTTGTTGGTGCTATGAG ACTGGAGTTGCACTCGGAACGGAAGTTGATGATCAGCTGCCTCAACAtgaatattatgaatatttcGGTCCGGATTATACACTTCATGTTGCCCCTAGTAACATGGAAAACAAGAACACACGCCAATTACTTGAAGAAATACGTAATAATCTACTCGACAATCTCTCAAAGCTTCAGCATGCACCAAGTGTCCAATTTCAAGAAAGACCACCTGACACTGAGCTTCCCGAG GCCGATGAAGATCAAGATGATGCAGATGAAAGATGGGACCCGGATTCAGACATGGAGGTTGATGAGAAGCg GCCAATCCCTAGCAGAGTAAAGAGAGAAGCAATTGAACCCGAGAGAAAAGATTCG GAGGCTCCGAAAGGCACTGCGGAGCAAGCTAGAGGTTTCGACAACATGGCAACAAATGAGACCCTAAGTACAAAG TCTGTAGATGTCAGGCCTATGGCTATCGATGAACCAACTGTGAAAGTTGAGCAAGAAACATCGAACAAAGCATCTGATCCAATATACCCGAAGTCTTAA